The genomic stretch AAGTGAAGGTGATTTCAGTGGCACATATTTTAGATGATCTATTCTATACATTCTTTTCTAAGTATATAGCTACACCAAGGGTGTAGTTTTGGAGAAACTATTCCTGTCATGTGCAAAAGAGTACACAATGTCCTGAACACTTTGTATAAGGAATTGTAAACCTTAAACTAAATAACCTTAAACCAAAACCTTCAATGTAACATGAgttctaaaaaaacaaatttccCGATGTGTGCTCGACTCAACTGTTTTTGGACAGTGGCTAATATTAGGGTCGCTAAATTTATTTCGCAGCTGACCCTGTTAAAATAGCAAATTGCGGTAATGCGAGATTAACATTAGCTCGTTCGCTTGGTGTGTTAACGCTAACAACACTGAGAAGCTAGCGTTACCCTACAGATGTAGCCATTTGGCTAAATACGTTGACAATTTCGTGTTTTAAGCGACAGAAAATAGTCACCTAATAACAAATTATCTGTATTTATGCATACAATTAGTGACGAACACCATGTCAAACCCATAACTGGTAAACGCCATGtctaaaaacacaaagcacttCTTGTTATGACGGtaaaaatatatgtaaacaCATCGAGTCACCAGCTACAAGCTAACGATAGGCTCACTGGTTTTTAGCTAGCCTGCTACCAGAGTCGCGAGGACTGTTGACAGCGGCTTTCAACTGTGATCAGTACGCAACACAGAAAGACAACACAAACGAGTTGCTCTCTCAACACACTGGCGACAATTATTTCTCAAGTGAGGAGGGTGTTGGTCGACTTCTACTGTGATAATCCCCACGCAGGTTATTTGTCATGGGACCTTAAGGTTAATGTGGAAGGCTTCAAGAAAACAGTTTGCGCCAGCACCACCGTTTGAATCACAGCTACGGCAGCGTTCCCGCAAGTGCCATCGCTAGCTAGGCACCCAGCAGCAGTTACCGCCAAGGTTTCATTACCTGCAAGCTGTCTCCTGAGTAACAGCGCTGATTGAGGCTCTGTCATAGTTTAGCAAATGTAATGCAGCTATTTTCAATGGTAATATTTCACGGTAACTGCGTTAATTTAACGTTCACTAAACGGTACTCCGTCCCTTCTATTTTCCGATTAGCATTCTCGTCATTATTCTTCTTCGTCGCCTTGccctgctactgctgctgcttcttcttctttttcgtTGAAATTTTACAATAGTCAGAATTGTCATGGGTGATTACATTACTGCCACCTTCTGGTTTTCTCtttaatttcactttgtagGTGCAACAATAATGTCCGTCACAAAACAAGAGTGAAAAAGTAAAAACCACTgtaattttgattttttttaatgttaatgtatTTTTGTTAATTTATTGTAATTTCAGTATGTTGGTAAATGTCCTAAATGTCTATTCTGGGCATTACATTGGTTTATTTTTGACAAGGCTATAGCTGATTTGTaatacacactgcagacactaGATAGCAGCAACTGATGTGATTCCAACAGCCTTAAACAAAATGACTTTATCTGCCATTTATAGCAGTTCTTATACAGCAACCAGTACTGACAAATGGGAAAAGTCACAATACTGATACAAATAAATCTTAAAAAGTCAAATATGAAGAGACATACTGGGACattcagctctctctctctctctctctctctctctttatcactcacagttttatttttaaccacTATATTTTTATTCAAGGGTGAGAAATGAGCTTATGTTCTGACTGAGGAAGTTGATTAGTAGATAAGAATCTGCCATTCTTGTCAGTGGAAGCCACACATGCAGCTGTGATCATGGGTGATCAGTTTATCAGtctctttatctttttttttgccacagtGTTATAGTTGATGTTCAGCTACACCAGAGACTCTCAGAACAAGCTGACACAGatggctgcagctgtgctgaCTATTCAAGGTTTGTGTAACATTTACATAAAATTAACATGCCTTTACAATTATTATGACTAAACAAGTTAGGTTTTATATTTTGTAAAGTTTGGATGGAAAAGCAATTACATGGTGTTATTTTTTATAGATTTAAAGCTTTGCTGTCTCACAAGTATAAGTTAATGCTTGAACAGCTGATATGATATTGTGTCTAGAATTCAAGTGAGAAGATGAATGCTTTTACTGCATGAGTTTCACAATCTCTTTCACTTGACAAACTATTAGGTGTTTCATTATACTCATGTTCCTTTTCATACATGAGAATGTTAAACTTAATTCAGCCATTGAGTTTCAACCCATTGTTTGTATGGGGTAAAGAGTTGACTCTCTGAGTCATGACTGTCATAGACGCCTCAGCTTCCGTTTCATATGAAGCCTTTTCGAATTGAATAATGAGTCAGGCCATGGTATGATGAGGTTCTTCTTTGGGGTTATTTCGTCCTGTCCTATTAtagaatgtaaaataaatacaaagacaggcggaaaatgaaaatgacatgTGGCTTGTTTTTGCAGCATTGCATGACAGTGCATGATCTGTGTGAAAGCATATGACCAGCCCAGAGTGGGCAGGTCCCTAATTTGATATTTCTTGAGGCATGTTAACTGGGGCCTCAGTCAGTTTCTTCCAGCCTCGgcgacacacactgagagccaCGCTGTTCTCTGCAAACATGGAGTGAATCGAAACGAAAACAGGAGCCGTTAAAAGGTAAGCTCTCACATTTTAGGCAGTTTTAATAGCTTATTGGTTAAATCTATGATAATGGATACATGAACAATAACATCACAGACAATGTGTTTGACAAAACACGTTTGGAGCCTGTAAAGCTTTAACTGCACTATGAGGTTTAGACATTTTGCGCACAGTAGTCCCACTGTTAAATTCTCTAAACTGTACGAATTCATGTCAACTATCATTTCCAACATATTACTTTCATTTTTAAACGCCGCCATGGTCTAAATCCATTTTGTGGTTTGTAAGAGTAGTAAAAGAGCTTAAAAAGAGTTCACTAAAtgtccttcttctccttttttagTTGCAACAATATGTTCCTACACTGTTGTGTAATTACTTTTTGTGTCACAGGAACTATTTCTGAAGTGTCTCCACAAACCATATTAACTGATTTTGCCCAAACTAGATTACTGCTGTGAAGCAGGACTTCAAACACAATACATGAGAACTGTATTACACTTCTTATCATGCGCTGTCAGTTAATAAATGTACAGTGTGACAGAGGCTTATTGTTCAGCACTTATATCATTTATTTAGGAAGAGTTGCTCCAACTGTATTTAAAAACGTCACACTTTATATGTTTGTTCCTGTGTGGATTTCtcaaaacatgtgtttttaaactACTAGCTGTGACATTAACACTGCTTGTCGTCTGTTCTTCATTTCCAGGTGAATAAAGAGCTGCTCACTATGGAGCCAAAGGGATCAGTGACGTCCACTCAGGATGTACCTCCAGTACCTCGATGGAGTGTGGGCTCCGGCTCTGGTCTACGTTATGGCTCTTTTGTTAACAGCATTTCATcactcacacaaaacacagaagagAAACCAGCTGTATCCCCTAAGCGAGCTCACATAGCCATTGCTGTTCTTTGCTATGTTAACCTGCTCAACTACATGGAGCGATACACAATAGCAGGTTGGATGATCTCCTAGATGACACAATGCATATGAATATAATGCCTctaattttgttcttttttgtcaTACAGGTGTCCTCCCTGACATCCAGAAAGTCTTCCGTTTAACAGACAGTACAGCTGGACTCATACAAACAGGTATTTGTGCTGCAGAAATCAGTCTGTTGATATGATTTGATTCTtgtgggagaaaatgttccATGATCTGTTTCTGAGAACAAATGAGTCAACTTGACATATAATAAAGATGGGTTCTTTAACCAGTGTATTCACAGTTTTTATCTGCAGTTTCCTACTTCTGGCCCCTCTCTTTGGTTACCTCGGTGACCGCTACAATCGAAAGTACATCATGATTGGTGGTTTGACCGTATGGCTCCTGACTGCAGCTGGCAGCTCGTTAGTCTCTGAGTCAGTAAGTGAGACATGTTCACACATTCCTACTAAAAAAAGAGGAACTCATCACAACATGTTCTGTGTCAAAAGCACAGTTTCATCATGCATTCAGCCTTCAACAAGACATGCACCAAGGTGTTAGTGCAATAATACTTAcataagacaaacaacaacaacaagaatgTAAAACCATGTTAGTTGTGTTAagtgatcatttttattgaacTCAAACATTCCCCGTGCTggaagaaacaaaaataaaagcaagcTATAGGTTGAATAACTGAGATTATTCTGAgtttaatgtcttttttatttcttggtTTAATTCAGCAATTCTGGCTACTTGTGGTGTTGCGAGCGCTGGTTGGTATAGGAGAAGCCAGCTACTCCACTGTCGCTCCCACCATCATCGGTGACCTCTTCAGTGGTGGTAAACGGAGCATCATGATCTGTATCTTCTACATCTTTATCCCTGTTGGAAGGTTAGACGCCGTTtacttttatctttttttgcaTCTTTTGAAACTTCTGCTGGAAATCTCTGTAAATCCTGATTTGATCTTGTGGCTTTGACCGCAGTGCATTTAGCATAATGGCTCTGCATGGTTCCACAGCAGGGTTACAAAGTCACTGGCAACAGCTGATCAAAGTGTTTATCAGATGGAGCTCTTGCTGCATGACAGTCAGCAGAAGAATTTTACATGTTCATAGAAcaagcacatcacacacacaggtctacAGCTCTATATGTGACGATCTGTTAAGTGTGACTTGAAGAAAAAGCATGAAAAATGTCTGCATCTTGCATTGATTCATGCAACACTGTGTTACAGACATGTCACTAAGCATGCTTACAGCTGCTGCGTGTGTTTTCAGTGGTCTTGGATACATAACAGGAGCTGGATCTGCTGCACTCACAGGGGACTGGCGCTGGGGTCTCAGGGTGAGATTCagattgatccatacagagtgATTGAAATTAGGCTTGGTTGTTTGTCAAGGCCATCGTGATATGACGCATACCTCAaaatgctgttgttgttgttctgtgttgtcAGGTGACACCCCTTTTGGGTATAGTGGGGCTCATCTTGATGGTCTTCTTATGCCCTAACCCAGCCAGAGGTGCTGCAGAAACCCACGGAGAGGAAGTTACTGGGCAGAGCTCCTACCTGGAGGATGTCAAGTATCTTCTGAAAAAGTAGGATGTAGACACAAATATTTTTACTGCAATATTTGCTTAATAACGCATTTTCTTATGTGTGTATCTGACTCCAGTAAAAGCTATGTGTTGTCATCGCTGGGAGTGACAGCTTTGGCCTTCCTCACCGGAGCCCTGGCCTTCTGGTTGCCTACTTTTCTGTCCAGAGCTCCACAGCAGTGTACTAAAGAGCCCTGCAACTCCAATGACAGGTGCAGCGTGCTCTTTGACCTGCATCACCCTTTAAATTCCTAACCCAATGCTACAATCTTTCAACAATGCTGTTTCCTTCTGCATTCTTTACAGTTATATATTTGGTGCCGTGACGGTGGCAACAGGCATTCTGGGAGGAGGTCTCGGCACTAGTCTCTCCAGACATTTCAGGGATAAGATGCCAAACGCAGACCCGATCATCTGTGCTGTGGGCATGCTGGGATCAGTCCCCTGCCTTTTCATCACCATCTTTGTGGCGTCAGTAAACATTCCAACCACTTATGTAAGAAACTGAGGACAACATTAGCATTTATAATGTCAGATAATGCCACCTATCAATCACTCTTGTGCTGATTGAATAGTGAGTCAGTGTCTCTTCTATGTGTCATTTCAGGTGTTCATTTTCTTGGGTGAACTGCTGCTCTCGCTGAACTGGGCCGTCCTGGCTGACATACTGCTGGTGAGTCTGAAAGGAGCATTTTCTAAATTGAAATAAGAAATAAGAAACAGTTTTGTCCATTTCATGTTTCAGTATGTTGTAACACCAACCAAAAGAGCCACAGCTGAGGCTCTACAGATCACAGTTGGTCACCTCCTGGGTGATGCTGGCAGTCCTTACCTAATCGGAGTGGTGAGACTTCCTTTTCTATTGATTTCCTTCATTTCAACTCAACCTCTGCAAACTTAAGGAAGCCTTTTTCCACACTAATGCTATTTTCACACTTATTCTGGCAGATCTCTGTTTCTATAAATGCATCTAATCCTCACACATCTGACTGGGGATTCCACAGTCTGAAGTACAGCCTCCTGCTCTGCCCATTTATCGGGGTGGTCGGTGGAAtatttttcctcattactgcCATTTACATCACTGAAGACAGGAGAGCAGTTCAGCTATTGATCGAAGGTAATgcacaaccaaacacacacaaaataaatgcacaatgtAAACAAGGCTGCGGCTGCACTGAGCTTTGAGCGAGTACTTCATGTATCTCTGTACAGTGGTTTTGTGTATGTGACATATAATTCATTCCAGGCCATTTGTCATACACGCACAGTGAGTCCATTCTGAACAACAGTCCTCTATTCAGCTCACTTTCTACATGATAGCTCTCACCCTCATGCAATTACAAACAAATTCTCCTTATCCGCACACATactccaaaaacacacaagcagtgTGCTTTTCTGGAAACTGACCGGCAGAGGTGGGCCAAAGCTGATAAAGACAACATTGTCTTCCTGGTTTGGATCCAAACTGACCACATTCTTTCCATTCTGTTAATTGGAGAATGAGATAGCTGCTGCAACAGGACAAATCAGCTGGCATCATCTCCGTGGATAAAACTGGGTTCTGGTTCAAGCACAGGCATTTCTTTGATGCTGTGGAGTAAAATgtctcaaatgtgtgtgtgtgtgtgttttcagaagaTCTGCAACCACAGCTGGGTCTCACACCTGCACCATCCATGGAACTGAGCAACAAGGCAGATGAAGCTGGCCAGAAGCAGCCAAGCAATTAATATGTATAAGCTTGAGTTAAGTTATAACTGCTGTTG from Parambassis ranga chromosome 14, fParRan2.1, whole genome shotgun sequence encodes the following:
- the spns3 gene encoding protein spinster homolog 3 isoform X1 — translated: MEPKGSVTSTQDVPPVPRWSVGSGSGLRYGSFVNSISSLTQNTEEKPAVSPKRAHIAIAVLCYVNLLNYMERYTIAGVLPDIQKVFRLTDSTAGLIQTVFICSFLLLAPLFGYLGDRYNRKYIMIGGLTVWLLTAAGSSLVSESQFWLLVVLRALVGIGEASYSTVAPTIIGDLFSGGKRSIMICIFYIFIPVGSGLGYITGAGSAALTGDWRWGLRVTPLLGIVGLILMVFLCPNPARGAAETHGEEVTGQSSYLEDVKYLLKNKSYVLSSLGVTALAFLTGALAFWLPTFLSRAPQQCTKEPCNSNDSYIFGAVTVATGILGGGLGTSLSRHFRDKMPNADPIICAVGMLGSVPCLFITIFVASVNIPTTYVFIFLGELLLSLNWAVLADILLYVVTPTKRATAEALQITVGHLLGDAGSPYLIGVISVSINASNPHTSDWGFHSLKYSLLLCPFIGVVGGIFFLITAIYITEDRRAVQLLIEEDLQPQLGLTPAPSMELSNKADEAGQKQPSN
- the spns3 gene encoding protein spinster homolog 3 isoform X2 is translated as MEPKGSVTSTQDVPPVPRWSVGSGSGLRYGSFVNSISSLTQNTEEKPAVSPKRAHIAIAVLCYVNLLNYMERYTIAGVLPDIQKVFRLTDSTAGLIQTVFICSFLLLAPLFGYLGDRYNRKYIMIGGLTVWLLTAAGSSLVSESQFWLLVVLRALVGIGEASYSTVAPTIIGDLFSGGKRSIMICIFYIFIPVGSGLGYITGAGSAALTGDWRWGLRVTPLLGIVGLILMVFLCPNPARGAAETHGEEVTGQSSYLEDVKYLLKNKSYVLSSLGVTALAFLTGALAFWLPTFLSRAPQQCTKEPCNSNDSYIFGAVTVATGILGGGLGTSLSRHFRDKMPNADPIICAVGMLGSVPCLFITIFVASVNIPTTYVFIFLGELLLSLNWAVLADILLYVVTPTKRATAEALQITVGHLLGDAGSPYLIGVISVSINASNPHTSDWGFHSLKYSLLLCPFIGVVGGIFFLITAIYITEDRRAVQLLIEDLQPQLGLTPAPSMELSNKADEAGQKQPSN